DNA sequence from the Urocitellus parryii isolate mUroPar1 chromosome 12, mUroPar1.hap1, whole genome shotgun sequence genome:
tacagcttgggagcaaatttttaccacttgcacatcaaatagagcactaatctctagggtatataaagaactcaaaaagctaaacatcaaaaaaaaaaaaacaccaaataatccaatcaattaatgggccaaggaactgaacagacacttctcagaagatgatatataatcaatcaagtaatatatgaaaaaatgttcaacatctctagcaattagagaaatgcaaatcaaaactaagatttcatcttgcttCAGTctgaatggcaattaccaagaatacaagcaacaataagtgttggtgaggatgtgagggaaaaggtacactcatacattgctggtggactgcaaattggtgcagccaatatggaaagcagtatggagattccttggaaaactgggaatagaaccaccatttgatccagctatcccactcctcggcttatacccaaaggacttaaaaacagcatactacagggacatagccacatcgatgtttacagctgcacaattcacaatggctaaattgtggaaccagactagatacccttcagtagatgaatggataaagaaaatgtggtatacacaatggaatattattcagcaataaaagagaataaaatcatggcatttgcaggtaaatggatgaagttagagaatatattgctgagtgaagttagccaatccccaaaaaccaaatgccaaatggtttctctgatatataaggaggctgattcatagtgaggttgggagagggagcatgggaggattagacaaactctagatagagtaAAGGGGTGAGAGGAAAAGGGAGTGTGCATGGGGGTAGAAAATACAgtggaatgatatggacatcattaccctaagtacatgtatgaagacacaaatggtgtgaatatactttttgtacagagatatgaaaaattgtgctccatatgtgtaatatgaattgtaatgcatctgctgtcatattaaaaaaataaaatactgggctggggttgtggctcagaggcagagcacttgcctcacacatgtgagggactgggttcaatcagcaccacataaaaacaacaaaataaagatattgtgtgcatgtatgactaaaataatattaaaaaataaaatactgaatctttaactgtaaaaataaaaaacactcgAAATTCCTTAACACTCTTTCCAATAATCTTACTTCTTTTACACACTGGGTAAACTTAACACATGACTTTATCTATGAGTACGAGTGCGCCTTCCTTGCATTCTGCTCCACCCACTCACATTCTCAGATGCTAATGGCTTGCTCTGATAAATGCAGGGTTTAAGTCCATAACATACAACTAATCAACAAGTTCCAAAGTTTTCCTTTTGGTATAAACTGTGATCATAGCTTATAACTTATTATACGAATTGTTTTAATGCAATAGTAGTATAAAAACCAAACTAAAGTTTATTCATTTAACTTGCAAAGTAATACATAAAATCGATTGAGGTGACCCAGTAACATAAAATGATAAGTGGTACTTTTGAGGCTCAGTTTATTTTCaagtgtttattaaaaaaataacaaaacacttCTACTTTTCTCTTACATCTTTATAGAAGAATAGAACACTTATTCCTTTGGTAGCATTAATATCAAACATCTCCTATGTCTTGAGCATTGTACTTGCAATTCAATGCAATCTTGTCCATTAACAATATAGTAAATTTGTTACTATAACAATGTAGATTTTAAATTACTtacaataaagaattttattattttgaatagaattaaaataaataaactatagaaataatttaacaaatCTATGGAGTACTACCTTGTGgaatacaaaagaataaattaaaaatggtcCCTGCCATTAAGAATCACAGTctaaagagacagaaaaagaaaatataaaatttagtacAGTATGACAGCTTTGAGTGTGgtataaacaaagaaatacagaagCCTTAAAAgggtcacttaaaaaaaaaaaaaaaaaaaaagggtcactTAATCCAGAATGGTAGTAGGTAGGACGGTTTCCAGGCTAAGGTGATGAGTTCTACAAAAGATTTTGCCAAGAAAAGAATTCATGGAGGATGAAAGGAAGAAGTTTATAGATATATCAAACAGCCTGTGCAAAAGGCAGAAAATCTAGGGAATTTACATGTTCAGAGAACTGCATAGCTTGATGTCACTGAACTGAAAAGTTATGGGATGGAATAGTGATGTGATAAGAGGCTAGATACAGGTCAGACCACATCATTAGAAACTGTACAAACTTTGCCAGGGAATTTTGACCTTTACCTGAATGCATCAAAGTATTTAAGTTAGGTCATATTATAATTTGGGGACTTAGAAAGATTATACTGGTGAGGAAAGAACTGGAGGCAGGTACACCAGTTAAGAGGTTATTAAAGTAATCCCAACTTCAGATAAGGATCAGAATTAAGTAATGAAGCAGAGATAAATATGGTGAAGGATTGAAATGCCTAGTATTAGGATGATAATATCACTAAACCTTGACTTCTGCTTGAACATGGTGAATGTTGGAGAAGAGTAAAATATGGTAACTACTGAACAAAGCCCATCATTCACTGAGGTCTGGGCTGAAGAACAATTATTTCTGCGAGAGAATGAGTTCTGATTCAGGTGTCTGGAGCCTATCTGTGTCCTGGGTGTGAACATCATCAGCACCAATGATGGCCATAGTTGATGCTGGAGGAGTGGGTGGGATTATCTAGGATGTTCCTTAAGAAACATCAACATGTAGTAAGTAGCAGAAAGAAAGTAAGTCTTTGAAAGAAGACTGAAAAGACTGGTtagaataagcaaagaaaaaatccaAGAGGTTCTAGCCCCAAACCTAGAAGTTATAAGAACTGAATGTTTATGGGTGTCAAATACTTGAACAACCAAAATGCATTCAATGAATTCATCAATTAAGTCATTTGTAACTTGGATAGTTTTAATCATGTGGAGTGAAGGTCAGTTTACAGCAGATTGAGCAATGAATGACTGATGAGGAAGTAAGAGTCAAAGAAGTGTTTTCAGGACATAAAATTAGAAGCACTATGGACAAATCAAGGTTTGATATCTTAAAAACAGACTTACGTAAACCACAACTATCACCCCCTAGACAAATAGACAAAGGAAATTACATCAGGTAAGGATTTTAGTGCAAAGGCTGAAACTCAATTTGTGTTAGTTTAGGTAAGCAGACAGGGAATGACTAAAACCAGGGTCCCAGATGCAAATACACCtctcctgtttctctttcctgttGTCTCCATATTCTCTTATGATAATCTGTTTTTGTGTGGCAGGGGACCATTTCAACAGTAAAGAGGAAATGGATTTTCTCCTCTGACTCATGGAAGAGCGTGGTTTGGGTTATGTTTCTATCCCTAGACTCACACAGAGGTAGGGGAGACAGGACACTGTAAATAATAGCATGGGGAAGAAGTGAGAAGGACAATTTCCCTAATTAGGGTGATCTCTATTAATAGAGGAAGGCAATAGATGGTGAAAGGGTTGGGCAAAGACAAGAGTTCACATCCATTACAAAAGATGATACTACTATATGTGTCCATATGCTATTGTACACAGATGCTATTCATAAAATGCTTTAAAGctttaatttttccaataatttcAAAGTGCTTTCTTATTAtctcttattaaataaaattagtagGGTCTCTTCCTTTCCAATTACATGGGCAGAAGAGAAGACTGCTGGGTCTAGGAATTATGCTCTATGAATAGCATAAGTTGTGGAGAAGACATAGGAAGAGACAGGTTAGCAGTGGCAATCAAAGAATGATTGAACTAATATGCAAATGTTACAGAGAGGTGGTCTTCAGTTCAATGAGGACAAACTGATATTGATCAGAGTTATCCTAGCATACAATAGGACTGTTCTGTCACATAGTGGGGATCCTATAAGAAGTATTTGAACTTGGGTTTGCTGACTGACAGGGTTTGAAGGAGGAAATTATTGTACAGCCCTGGAAACTGAACTGCCTGATTTTCAAGGCCTTTTCCAACTCTAAAAAGATAAGTAGAAGATTATCACTTATTTTCTGCTTGATCCAACAATGGCAATTTGTATAGAGTGTATAGGCTTCTTTCTTATAGTTGCCTACTGGTTGAATTCTAGTTTTCTGGATTCTTATTTTTGTGCCATAGAGAACACTTAAAGAAGAAAACCCCACACCAactaaaatgttttgtaaatacTTTTTAACATGGTGGTGACCCGATTCATAATGAACACTATGATGGAATATTATATCATCTGCTCTtgcaaaaaagagaaataaaagttgaaataaaGGTTCTTTGAAAGTTGTAAACTTTAACAAAGTCAAGTGTCAAGGATTCTTTAgaataatttagattttcttttaaatatggagaaaacaaaaaggagCTGAAAGTCCTTTGTCTTTATACCAATGAATAATACACTAGATGGTGCTCTAAGGCCATCAGAAGTTTTACTAGACTATATATTATATAGCAGTTCTGATGGTATTTGTGCTTTGGAAACTTTCCACACATTTTCAGCCACTGAGAATAACCTCAGGTTTGTAGGAAAGTAATGGAAATCTTAATCTGATGAGCTTTAGCCCTAAAATCAGATTGATTTTAAACTAAACCATAGGTTTAACATTTAACAATTTGATAATTCAATTTGATTCCACTGGAAtggaaaatttaaagttattGAAATGTGagtttattattcatttaaatatattgctATTATTTTCATGTAGTCCTCCAACAAGTTTATTTATGTCTATTGTTTAAGTTAGTTTTTCCAAGTTGCTTCCTAAATTTTTGAATTATCattaaacagaaaacacaaatacCAATCAAACTCTTATCATTTAAAGTCTTACTAAATACCAACACAAATACATTAAACAATACATTTGAAATCATTCTATCAgtatattatttcttacataaaatAGTTCATGATTTTTTCACAttacaataaaagcaaaaaatattttttactaaagtgtaaaacaaaaataaagttttacttttaaatgttaaatattaaaaaggtatataaaaaatatCAACAGAACTTTTATAAGTACAGACATTTTGAAATGTCAAAGTCACAAGATCTGACTGTACTTTTTTCTACTTATCTTTCCAGTTCTGCTTCTAGAATTTCTCCCCATGTATCTGCATCCATCGGGCACATAATTTTTTCTGGGAGGCTAATGGGAGAACGTATGTTGCTGTATCTGCCACTTAGCCATTCATGCTTTACTTTACTCTTCTGGTAATTCCTCAGAAGTATTACCTGAAAGGGGTAAACCATCATCGTTCAAAAAGAATGTAGGAAGTGGTTGGTTAGTGAATTTGTTCAAACTAGAGAAGCTGACTCACAGGGCTGAGAATATTAGGTTCTTACATTGATATACATGTTAATACATTCATGTGTATGCACatgaatgtgtgcatgtgtttatgtatatgtgtgtacacagagACTGAGCCACAGAGTTTACTGGACATTTTGGATAAGGAGACTGAAATGGCTAACAGGAAAGTTCCTGAATTTAGGAGCTGAAAATATGAAAGGGTGGGAGATAGTGTGGAGTCAGTGTATTTagcaggaaaataataataactcaacTTTAACTcatttccccaaatcctcacaCTCTGTACATTATTCTGCATATGTAATCCTACCATTTCCAAACCTACCACCATAATACTGTCAAAAGCACTGTGAACAGGAAAGGGTAAACTTACCCTCCAGGAATAACCATTTTCTAGGTCGTCATCTATTTCTCTTTGGCACACAGCTCTTACAGTCAAGCAGTGGGGCTTCCATAAAGAGTCACTGTTTCTTATTGTGTAATTCCAGCTCCTACATGTCACAGAAGCTCTGCACAAACTCTGAATGTCCAGctgactgaaaattttaaaagtgacttCTAGAGGCAGCAGTTCAACAAAGTTATTTTGACTCTCGTTTATTGCCTTCTCAGCATCCACAGAGTTCAATTCTATGTCAGAAACTCTCAAATTATTGTTTCTCTTGGAATTTTTCTGCATAGCGTGatgttttattaaattatcttcATTTGTAACCTAAAAGGCAAAGTTTAAACATATTCAGTCTCTTCAGATAAGACTACAAATCCTACTCAGAATGAGATAACTTTTGGGGTATGATTAAAGAATGTTAACTCTTCTTTACTTAAGCTTCTCAATCTGTAAAATAGGGCCAATGCTGCTTTTCATGTGGTTCACAAAGATTGACAgggataatttataaaatagcCTCACATCTGAatcacacatgggaggcactcAACATTTTGGTTACcttctttatggaatatttttaataatggggttgtttctaaatgttttgttttgtttgtttttttgtttgttgttttgttctcaAAGAACACTGTCCAAAAGGGGAAATGATTCTCCATGTCAGACCATATTTATTGAGTTTATAATTACTGAGAGAACACATTCAAGTATTTactaaaagtacttttaaaaatgagtatgaGTCAATTCTATCAAACCCAAGTAATAATACTTGTTTGTAAGAACTGATGTCTTGCCATTAAGTTCTTCATCTATAATTTGTGACTTAATCATAAGAAAGATTCTTTTTAGTAATTCATATAAGAATTGTTTTTCTACTTGCACCTAGTGGGTAGGGGCTCATTTTGACACAAATACTAAAGGAAATGGACCAGAGAATGAGATCCTGGTCATAATGACACAAAGTctcaaatatttaattcaaacTAGTGTTTTAGAGATGACCTCTTAAAGATATCCTACTGGTATAGTTAATTATGAGCGAAGTATAATAGTATCTAAAGCATCAAGCAAGTGAGCAATAACTATAAACAATGTTTATAATTCAGCCAGCTGGATTATGTGACTACAGATTTAAAGGTTCTGAAATTACTATTCTTGAGCTACCTTCACATATAAAGACAGCTTGTATTTACTTAAAATCAGTTTAGAACGTTttgaacttcattttaaaatgggcTTTAGGGTATAGTAGAAGGGGTTCAAGATACAACTGAATGCTTCTTTTAGCTCAGCTAATAGCAATTGCCCTAGTGGCTCCCATACTTTAGGCTGTTTATGATACAAATTACTTGTAGTGGTTAGAATTGTAACCCCTGTGTTCAGGAAAGGACTTCG
Encoded proteins:
- the Fbxo48 gene encoding F-box only protein 48; this translates as MQKNSKRNNNLRVSDIELNSVDAEKAINESQNNFVELLPLEVTFKIFSQLDIQSLCRASVTCRSWNYTIRNSDSLWKPHCLTVRAVCQREIDDDLENGYSWRVILLRNYQKSKVKHEWLSGRYSNIRSPISLPEKIMCPMDADTWGEILEAELER